A genomic segment from Sparus aurata chromosome 20, fSpaAur1.1, whole genome shotgun sequence encodes:
- the LOC115570797 gene encoding glycine-rich cell wall structural protein 1-like isoform X7: MGAIWAFFVCVLTVCLAKDFSPSELLLKKAIALLQAMEPMLVQEAKEGGLHTIRSRTAADGASTQNNGRRIAADGAGIFAGIGAGNDGGIFAGIGTGNDGGIFAGNDGGIFAGNAGGIFAGNDGGIFAGNDGGLFAGKGVIFTGKGARKGGIFAGNGAGNGASNGGTFAGKVFSSGKFPSSNFVADSGGSRYNSGISSAAGNDGTMFVDDDGTIFVGNDGGIFDGKGGIFAGNGIGNGVGKGRIFVGKGIGKGGIYAGNGKGGIYVGNGIGKGGIFAGNGG, translated from the exons ATGGGAGCTATTTGGGCCTTCTTTGTTTGTGTCCTGACTGTTTGTCTTGCCAAag ATTTTTCTCCCAGTGAGCTCTTATTAAAGAAGGCCATTGCACTTCTCCAGGCAATGGAGCCCATGCTGGTGCAGGAAGCTAAAGAAG GCGGCCTCCACACCATCCGCAGCAGGACTGCTGCCGATGGCGCCAGCACCCAGAACAACGGCAGGCGCATCGCGGCAGATGGTGCCGGCATCTTTGCAGGAATTGGCGCCGGTAATGATGGGGGCATCTTCGCAGGCATTGGCACCGGCAATGATGGCGGCATCTTTGCTGGCAATGACGGCGGCATCTTTGCCGGCAATGCCGGCGGCATCTTCGCCGGCAATGATGGCGGCATCTTCGCCGGCAACGACGGTGGCCTCTTCGCTGGCAAGGGCGTGATCTTCACCGGCAAGGGGGCCCGCAAAGGCGGAATCTTCGCCGGCAATGGCGCTGGCAATGGCGCCAGCAATGGTGGCACCTTTGCCGGCAAAGTCTTCTCCTCTGGCAAATTTCCCTCCAGCAACTTTGTGGCTGACAGCGGCGGCAGCAGATACAATAGCGGCATCAGCAGTGCTGCAGGCAATGATGGCACCATGTTCGTCGACGACGATGGCACCATCTTTGTTGGCAACGATGGCGGCATCTTCGACGGCAAGGGCGGAATCTTCGCTGGCAACGGCATCGGCAACGGTGTCGGCAAGGGCCGCATCTTCGTCGGCAAGGGCATTGGCAAGGGCGGCATCTATGCCGGCAACGGCAAGGGCGGCATCTACGTCGGCAACGGCATTGGCAAGGGCGGCATCTTCGCTGGCAATGGCGGCTAA
- the LOC115570797 gene encoding glycine-rich cell wall structural protein 1-like isoform X3 encodes MGAIWAFFVCVLTVCLAKGSCLPIGGTNKRNDHALWRKMENFSPSELLLKKAIALLQAMEPMLVQEAKEAGGLHTIRSRTAADGASTQNNGRRIAADGAGIFAGIGAGNDGGIFAGIGTGNDGGIFAGNDGGIFAGNAGGIFAGNDGGIFAGNDGGLFAGKGVIFTGKGARKGGIFAGNGAGNGASNGGTFAGKVFSSGKFPSSNFVADSGGSRYNSGISSAAGNDGTMFVDDDGTIFVGNDGGIFDGKGGIFAGNGIGNGVGKGRIFVGKGIGKGGIYAGNGKGGIYVGNGIGKGGIFAGNGG; translated from the exons ATGGGAGCTATTTGGGCCTTCTTTGTTTGTGTCCTGACTGTTTGTCTTGCCAAag GCTCTTGTTTGCCAATTGGTGGGACAAATAAAAGGAATGATCATGCGCTTTGGAGGAAGATGGAAA ATTTTTCTCCCAGTGAGCTCTTATTAAAGAAGGCCATTGCACTTCTCCAGGCAATGGAGCCCATGCTGGTGCAGGAAGCTAAAGAAG CAGGCGGCCTCCACACCATCCGCAGCAGGACTGCTGCCGATGGCGCCAGCACCCAGAACAACGGCAGGCGCATCGCGGCAGATGGTGCCGGCATCTTTGCAGGAATTGGCGCCGGTAATGATGGGGGCATCTTCGCAGGCATTGGCACCGGCAATGATGGCGGCATCTTTGCTGGCAATGACGGCGGCATCTTTGCCGGCAATGCCGGCGGCATCTTCGCCGGCAATGATGGCGGCATCTTCGCCGGCAACGACGGTGGCCTCTTCGCTGGCAAGGGCGTGATCTTCACCGGCAAGGGGGCCCGCAAAGGCGGAATCTTCGCCGGCAATGGCGCTGGCAATGGCGCCAGCAATGGTGGCACCTTTGCCGGCAAAGTCTTCTCCTCTGGCAAATTTCCCTCCAGCAACTTTGTGGCTGACAGCGGCGGCAGCAGATACAATAGCGGCATCAGCAGTGCTGCAGGCAATGATGGCACCATGTTCGTCGACGACGATGGCACCATCTTTGTTGGCAACGATGGCGGCATCTTCGACGGCAAGGGCGGAATCTTCGCTGGCAACGGCATCGGCAACGGTGTCGGCAAGGGCCGCATCTTCGTCGGCAAGGGCATTGGCAAGGGCGGCATCTATGCCGGCAACGGCAAGGGCGGCATCTACGTCGGCAACGGCATTGGCAAGGGCGGCATCTTCGCTGGCAATGGCGGCTAA
- the LOC115570797 gene encoding glycine-rich cell wall structural protein 1-like isoform X6: protein MGAIWAFFVCVLTVCLAKDFSPSELLLKKAIALLQAMEPMLVQEAKEAGGLHTIRSRTAADGASTQNNGRRIAADGAGIFAGIGAGNDGGIFAGIGTGNDGGIFAGNDGGIFAGNAGGIFAGNDGGIFAGNDGGLFAGKGVIFTGKGARKGGIFAGNGAGNGASNGGTFAGKVFSSGKFPSSNFVADSGGSRYNSGISSAAGNDGTMFVDDDGTIFVGNDGGIFDGKGGIFAGNGIGNGVGKGRIFVGKGIGKGGIYAGNGKGGIYVGNGIGKGGIFAGNGG, encoded by the exons ATGGGAGCTATTTGGGCCTTCTTTGTTTGTGTCCTGACTGTTTGTCTTGCCAAag ATTTTTCTCCCAGTGAGCTCTTATTAAAGAAGGCCATTGCACTTCTCCAGGCAATGGAGCCCATGCTGGTGCAGGAAGCTAAAGAAG CAGGCGGCCTCCACACCATCCGCAGCAGGACTGCTGCCGATGGCGCCAGCACCCAGAACAACGGCAGGCGCATCGCGGCAGATGGTGCCGGCATCTTTGCAGGAATTGGCGCCGGTAATGATGGGGGCATCTTCGCAGGCATTGGCACCGGCAATGATGGCGGCATCTTTGCTGGCAATGACGGCGGCATCTTTGCCGGCAATGCCGGCGGCATCTTCGCCGGCAATGATGGCGGCATCTTCGCCGGCAACGACGGTGGCCTCTTCGCTGGCAAGGGCGTGATCTTCACCGGCAAGGGGGCCCGCAAAGGCGGAATCTTCGCCGGCAATGGCGCTGGCAATGGCGCCAGCAATGGTGGCACCTTTGCCGGCAAAGTCTTCTCCTCTGGCAAATTTCCCTCCAGCAACTTTGTGGCTGACAGCGGCGGCAGCAGATACAATAGCGGCATCAGCAGTGCTGCAGGCAATGATGGCACCATGTTCGTCGACGACGATGGCACCATCTTTGTTGGCAACGATGGCGGCATCTTCGACGGCAAGGGCGGAATCTTCGCTGGCAACGGCATCGGCAACGGTGTCGGCAAGGGCCGCATCTTCGTCGGCAAGGGCATTGGCAAGGGCGGCATCTATGCCGGCAACGGCAAGGGCGGCATCTACGTCGGCAACGGCATTGGCAAGGGCGGCATCTTCGCTGGCAATGGCGGCTAA
- the LOC115570797 gene encoding glycine-rich cell wall structural protein 1-like isoform X4, with product MVMEYRNCKSSCLPIGGTNKRNDHALWRKMENFSPSELLLKKAIALLQAMEPMLVQEAKEAGGLHTIRSRTAADGASTQNNGRRIAADGAGIFAGIGAGNDGGIFAGIGTGNDGGIFAGNDGGIFAGNAGGIFAGNDGGIFAGNDGGLFAGKGVIFTGKGARKGGIFAGNGAGNGASNGGTFAGKVFSSGKFPSSNFVADSGGSRYNSGISSAAGNDGTMFVDDDGTIFVGNDGGIFDGKGGIFAGNGIGNGVGKGRIFVGKGIGKGGIYAGNGKGGIYVGNGIGKGGIFAGNGG from the exons ATGGTAATGGAGTATAGAAACTGTAAGA GCTCTTGTTTGCCAATTGGTGGGACAAATAAAAGGAATGATCATGCGCTTTGGAGGAAGATGGAAA ATTTTTCTCCCAGTGAGCTCTTATTAAAGAAGGCCATTGCACTTCTCCAGGCAATGGAGCCCATGCTGGTGCAGGAAGCTAAAGAAG CAGGCGGCCTCCACACCATCCGCAGCAGGACTGCTGCCGATGGCGCCAGCACCCAGAACAACGGCAGGCGCATCGCGGCAGATGGTGCCGGCATCTTTGCAGGAATTGGCGCCGGTAATGATGGGGGCATCTTCGCAGGCATTGGCACCGGCAATGATGGCGGCATCTTTGCTGGCAATGACGGCGGCATCTTTGCCGGCAATGCCGGCGGCATCTTCGCCGGCAATGATGGCGGCATCTTCGCCGGCAACGACGGTGGCCTCTTCGCTGGCAAGGGCGTGATCTTCACCGGCAAGGGGGCCCGCAAAGGCGGAATCTTCGCCGGCAATGGCGCTGGCAATGGCGCCAGCAATGGTGGCACCTTTGCCGGCAAAGTCTTCTCCTCTGGCAAATTTCCCTCCAGCAACTTTGTGGCTGACAGCGGCGGCAGCAGATACAATAGCGGCATCAGCAGTGCTGCAGGCAATGATGGCACCATGTTCGTCGACGACGATGGCACCATCTTTGTTGGCAACGATGGCGGCATCTTCGACGGCAAGGGCGGAATCTTCGCTGGCAACGGCATCGGCAACGGTGTCGGCAAGGGCCGCATCTTCGTCGGCAAGGGCATTGGCAAGGGCGGCATCTATGCCGGCAACGGCAAGGGCGGCATCTACGTCGGCAACGGCATTGGCAAGGGCGGCATCTTCGCTGGCAATGGCGGCTAA
- the LOC115570797 gene encoding glycine-rich cell wall structural protein 1-like isoform X5 — MVMEYRNCSCLPIGGTNKRNDHALWRKMENFSPSELLLKKAIALLQAMEPMLVQEAKEAGGLHTIRSRTAADGASTQNNGRRIAADGAGIFAGIGAGNDGGIFAGIGTGNDGGIFAGNDGGIFAGNAGGIFAGNDGGIFAGNDGGLFAGKGVIFTGKGARKGGIFAGNGAGNGASNGGTFAGKVFSSGKFPSSNFVADSGGSRYNSGISSAAGNDGTMFVDDDGTIFVGNDGGIFDGKGGIFAGNGIGNGVGKGRIFVGKGIGKGGIYAGNGKGGIYVGNGIGKGGIFAGNGG, encoded by the exons ATGGTAATGGAGTATAGAAACT GCTCTTGTTTGCCAATTGGTGGGACAAATAAAAGGAATGATCATGCGCTTTGGAGGAAGATGGAAA ATTTTTCTCCCAGTGAGCTCTTATTAAAGAAGGCCATTGCACTTCTCCAGGCAATGGAGCCCATGCTGGTGCAGGAAGCTAAAGAAG CAGGCGGCCTCCACACCATCCGCAGCAGGACTGCTGCCGATGGCGCCAGCACCCAGAACAACGGCAGGCGCATCGCGGCAGATGGTGCCGGCATCTTTGCAGGAATTGGCGCCGGTAATGATGGGGGCATCTTCGCAGGCATTGGCACCGGCAATGATGGCGGCATCTTTGCTGGCAATGACGGCGGCATCTTTGCCGGCAATGCCGGCGGCATCTTCGCCGGCAATGATGGCGGCATCTTCGCCGGCAACGACGGTGGCCTCTTCGCTGGCAAGGGCGTGATCTTCACCGGCAAGGGGGCCCGCAAAGGCGGAATCTTCGCCGGCAATGGCGCTGGCAATGGCGCCAGCAATGGTGGCACCTTTGCCGGCAAAGTCTTCTCCTCTGGCAAATTTCCCTCCAGCAACTTTGTGGCTGACAGCGGCGGCAGCAGATACAATAGCGGCATCAGCAGTGCTGCAGGCAATGATGGCACCATGTTCGTCGACGACGATGGCACCATCTTTGTTGGCAACGATGGCGGCATCTTCGACGGCAAGGGCGGAATCTTCGCTGGCAACGGCATCGGCAACGGTGTCGGCAAGGGCCGCATCTTCGTCGGCAAGGGCATTGGCAAGGGCGGCATCTATGCCGGCAACGGCAAGGGCGGCATCTACGTCGGCAACGGCATTGGCAAGGGCGGCATCTTCGCTGGCAATGGCGGCTAA
- the LOC115570797 gene encoding glycine-rich cell wall structural protein 1-like isoform X1, translating into MENFSPSELLLKKAIALLQAMEPMLVQEAKEAGGLHTIRSRTAADGASTQNNGRRIAADGAGIFAGIGAGNDGGIFAGIGTGNDGGIFAGNDGGIFAGNAGGIFAGNDGGIFAGNDGGLFAGKGVIFTGKGARKGGIFAGNGAGNGASNGGTFAGKVFSSGKFPSSNFVADSGGSRYNSGISSAAGNDGTMFVDDDGTIFVGNDGGIFDGKGGIFAGNGIGNGVGKGRIFVGKGIGKGGIYAGNGKGGIYVGNGIGKGGIFAGNGG; encoded by the exons ATGGAAA ATTTTTCTCCCAGTGAGCTCTTATTAAAGAAGGCCATTGCACTTCTCCAGGCAATGGAGCCCATGCTGGTGCAGGAAGCTAAAGAAG CAGGCGGCCTCCACACCATCCGCAGCAGGACTGCTGCCGATGGCGCCAGCACCCAGAACAACGGCAGGCGCATCGCGGCAGATGGTGCCGGCATCTTTGCAGGAATTGGCGCCGGTAATGATGGGGGCATCTTCGCAGGCATTGGCACCGGCAATGATGGCGGCATCTTTGCTGGCAATGACGGCGGCATCTTTGCCGGCAATGCCGGCGGCATCTTCGCCGGCAATGATGGCGGCATCTTCGCCGGCAACGACGGTGGCCTCTTCGCTGGCAAGGGCGTGATCTTCACCGGCAAGGGGGCCCGCAAAGGCGGAATCTTCGCCGGCAATGGCGCTGGCAATGGCGCCAGCAATGGTGGCACCTTTGCCGGCAAAGTCTTCTCCTCTGGCAAATTTCCCTCCAGCAACTTTGTGGCTGACAGCGGCGGCAGCAGATACAATAGCGGCATCAGCAGTGCTGCAGGCAATGATGGCACCATGTTCGTCGACGACGATGGCACCATCTTTGTTGGCAACGATGGCGGCATCTTCGACGGCAAGGGCGGAATCTTCGCTGGCAACGGCATCGGCAACGGTGTCGGCAAGGGCCGCATCTTCGTCGGCAAGGGCATTGGCAAGGGCGGCATCTATGCCGGCAACGGCAAGGGCGGCATCTACGTCGGCAACGGCATTGGCAAGGGCGGCATCTTCGCTGGCAATGGCGGCTAA
- the LOC115570797 gene encoding glycine-rich cell wall structural protein 1-like isoform X2: MENFSPSELLLKKAIALLQAMEPMLVQEAKEGGLHTIRSRTAADGASTQNNGRRIAADGAGIFAGIGAGNDGGIFAGIGTGNDGGIFAGNDGGIFAGNAGGIFAGNDGGIFAGNDGGLFAGKGVIFTGKGARKGGIFAGNGAGNGASNGGTFAGKVFSSGKFPSSNFVADSGGSRYNSGISSAAGNDGTMFVDDDGTIFVGNDGGIFDGKGGIFAGNGIGNGVGKGRIFVGKGIGKGGIYAGNGKGGIYVGNGIGKGGIFAGNGG, from the exons ATGGAAA ATTTTTCTCCCAGTGAGCTCTTATTAAAGAAGGCCATTGCACTTCTCCAGGCAATGGAGCCCATGCTGGTGCAGGAAGCTAAAGAAG GCGGCCTCCACACCATCCGCAGCAGGACTGCTGCCGATGGCGCCAGCACCCAGAACAACGGCAGGCGCATCGCGGCAGATGGTGCCGGCATCTTTGCAGGAATTGGCGCCGGTAATGATGGGGGCATCTTCGCAGGCATTGGCACCGGCAATGATGGCGGCATCTTTGCTGGCAATGACGGCGGCATCTTTGCCGGCAATGCCGGCGGCATCTTCGCCGGCAATGATGGCGGCATCTTCGCCGGCAACGACGGTGGCCTCTTCGCTGGCAAGGGCGTGATCTTCACCGGCAAGGGGGCCCGCAAAGGCGGAATCTTCGCCGGCAATGGCGCTGGCAATGGCGCCAGCAATGGTGGCACCTTTGCCGGCAAAGTCTTCTCCTCTGGCAAATTTCCCTCCAGCAACTTTGTGGCTGACAGCGGCGGCAGCAGATACAATAGCGGCATCAGCAGTGCTGCAGGCAATGATGGCACCATGTTCGTCGACGACGATGGCACCATCTTTGTTGGCAACGATGGCGGCATCTTCGACGGCAAGGGCGGAATCTTCGCTGGCAACGGCATCGGCAACGGTGTCGGCAAGGGCCGCATCTTCGTCGGCAAGGGCATTGGCAAGGGCGGCATCTATGCCGGCAACGGCAAGGGCGGCATCTACGTCGGCAACGGCATTGGCAAGGGCGGCATCTTCGCTGGCAATGGCGGCTAA
- the LOC115570797 gene encoding glycine-rich cell wall structural protein 1-like isoform X8, with the protein MEPMLVQEAKEAGGLHTIRSRTAADGASTQNNGRRIAADGAGIFAGIGAGNDGGIFAGIGTGNDGGIFAGNDGGIFAGNAGGIFAGNDGGIFAGNDGGLFAGKGVIFTGKGARKGGIFAGNGAGNGASNGGTFAGKVFSSGKFPSSNFVADSGGSRYNSGISSAAGNDGTMFVDDDGTIFVGNDGGIFDGKGGIFAGNGIGNGVGKGRIFVGKGIGKGGIYAGNGKGGIYVGNGIGKGGIFAGNGG; encoded by the exons ATGGAGCCCATGCTGGTGCAGGAAGCTAAAGAAG CAGGCGGCCTCCACACCATCCGCAGCAGGACTGCTGCCGATGGCGCCAGCACCCAGAACAACGGCAGGCGCATCGCGGCAGATGGTGCCGGCATCTTTGCAGGAATTGGCGCCGGTAATGATGGGGGCATCTTCGCAGGCATTGGCACCGGCAATGATGGCGGCATCTTTGCTGGCAATGACGGCGGCATCTTTGCCGGCAATGCCGGCGGCATCTTCGCCGGCAATGATGGCGGCATCTTCGCCGGCAACGACGGTGGCCTCTTCGCTGGCAAGGGCGTGATCTTCACCGGCAAGGGGGCCCGCAAAGGCGGAATCTTCGCCGGCAATGGCGCTGGCAATGGCGCCAGCAATGGTGGCACCTTTGCCGGCAAAGTCTTCTCCTCTGGCAAATTTCCCTCCAGCAACTTTGTGGCTGACAGCGGCGGCAGCAGATACAATAGCGGCATCAGCAGTGCTGCAGGCAATGATGGCACCATGTTCGTCGACGACGATGGCACCATCTTTGTTGGCAACGATGGCGGCATCTTCGACGGCAAGGGCGGAATCTTCGCTGGCAACGGCATCGGCAACGGTGTCGGCAAGGGCCGCATCTTCGTCGGCAAGGGCATTGGCAAGGGCGGCATCTATGCCGGCAACGGCAAGGGCGGCATCTACGTCGGCAACGGCATTGGCAAGGGCGGCATCTTCGCTGGCAATGGCGGCTAA
- the LOC115570797 gene encoding glycine-rich cell wall structural protein 1-like isoform X9, translating into MEPMLVQEAKEGGLHTIRSRTAADGASTQNNGRRIAADGAGIFAGIGAGNDGGIFAGIGTGNDGGIFAGNDGGIFAGNAGGIFAGNDGGIFAGNDGGLFAGKGVIFTGKGARKGGIFAGNGAGNGASNGGTFAGKVFSSGKFPSSNFVADSGGSRYNSGISSAAGNDGTMFVDDDGTIFVGNDGGIFDGKGGIFAGNGIGNGVGKGRIFVGKGIGKGGIYAGNGKGGIYVGNGIGKGGIFAGNGG; encoded by the exons ATGGAGCCCATGCTGGTGCAGGAAGCTAAAGAAG GCGGCCTCCACACCATCCGCAGCAGGACTGCTGCCGATGGCGCCAGCACCCAGAACAACGGCAGGCGCATCGCGGCAGATGGTGCCGGCATCTTTGCAGGAATTGGCGCCGGTAATGATGGGGGCATCTTCGCAGGCATTGGCACCGGCAATGATGGCGGCATCTTTGCTGGCAATGACGGCGGCATCTTTGCCGGCAATGCCGGCGGCATCTTCGCCGGCAATGATGGCGGCATCTTCGCCGGCAACGACGGTGGCCTCTTCGCTGGCAAGGGCGTGATCTTCACCGGCAAGGGGGCCCGCAAAGGCGGAATCTTCGCCGGCAATGGCGCTGGCAATGGCGCCAGCAATGGTGGCACCTTTGCCGGCAAAGTCTTCTCCTCTGGCAAATTTCCCTCCAGCAACTTTGTGGCTGACAGCGGCGGCAGCAGATACAATAGCGGCATCAGCAGTGCTGCAGGCAATGATGGCACCATGTTCGTCGACGACGATGGCACCATCTTTGTTGGCAACGATGGCGGCATCTTCGACGGCAAGGGCGGAATCTTCGCTGGCAACGGCATCGGCAACGGTGTCGGCAAGGGCCGCATCTTCGTCGGCAAGGGCATTGGCAAGGGCGGCATCTATGCCGGCAACGGCAAGGGCGGCATCTACGTCGGCAACGGCATTGGCAAGGGCGGCATCTTCGCTGGCAATGGCGGCTAA